Below is a window of Candidatus Acidiferrales bacterium DNA.
AGGCCGGAACAGGCCGCGCCGGGGCGGGGAGGGAGTCATGAGTTGCGCCGGGTTCAGAAAGAATCTCGCGGGCTACCTCGATGAGGCCCTCACCGCGGAACAGAATCGCGCTCTCGGCCAGCATCTGGAGACTTGTGTGGGCTGCCAAGCGGAATTGAAATACTACCGGCGTTTGCGGCAGGTGCTCTTGAATTTGCCTCGCCTTGCCCCGCCACCCGATTTGGCGCTGGCCATTCGCGTGCTTGCTTCCCGGCAGAGGGCGATGTGGTGGGCGCGGTGCGGGCTTGCCTTTGAAAACGTTCTGCGGCCGCTGGCGGTGCCGACCGCCACCGGGGTTCTGACCACCCTGATCTTCTTTGGGGTTTTGATGGGATCGTTTTTCGGTGGTATGCCGCGCGGCGCGGTGGTGGGCGACGTGCCCCTCAGCTTGGCCACTCCGCCGCAACTGGTCAGCGCGGCGCCCTCTGAGTTCAACACGATTGACGACACGGTCGTGATCGAAGTTCAGGTGGATGCCCGCGGCCACGCTGGCGACTATCGGGTGCTTTCTGGTCCGGCGTCGCCAAGGCTCGGGCGGCAACTCGACCAGTTGCTCATTTTCAGCCGCTTCCATCCGGCGACCGCCTTTGGCGTGCCGACCGCGGGCCGCCTGATCCTCAGCTTCCGTCGCGTGAACGTGCGTGGCTAGTGCCGTTGCCACCTGTTCACGCAGGGCTGAACGGACGCATGTCCAACCATGAGATCTTGCCAAGGGCCAACTCCGTAAGGGGAGACAATTGGAGCACCACCAGCCGCCTTGACTTGCCCGAATCGCTTGAC
It encodes the following:
- a CDS encoding zf-HC2 domain-containing protein — protein: MSCAGFRKNLAGYLDEALTAEQNRALGQHLETCVGCQAELKYYRRLRQVLLNLPRLAPPPDLALAIRVLASRQRAMWWARCGLAFENVLRPLAVPTATGVLTTLIFFGVLMGSFFGGMPRGAVVGDVPLSLATPPQLVSAAPSEFNTIDDTVVIEVQVDARGHAGDYRVLSGPASPRLGRQLDQLLIFSRFHPATAFGVPTAGRLILSFRRVNVRG